One Chloroflexota bacterium DNA window includes the following coding sequences:
- a CDS encoding RNA-binding transcriptional accessory protein, whose amino-acid sequence MNIDSTLAHELKLRLTQVQAAITLLDDGNTIPFIARYRKEVTAALDEEQLRQIAERLAYLRNLAERKTSVLASLTEQGKLTPALQTAIESAETLQTVEDIYLPFKPKRRTRAMIARERGLEPLAQLILAQTLTRDSLAKLAAPFLSADVADADQAWAGARDIVAEVISDDPELRGAARTIARARSAITSARADAAQDPRKVFAQYYEFTMPLPRARPHQILALNRGEQAGALKVQFALPDGEILARLAQKYRAQSASPLAEQLTRATQDACERLLLPAVERDVRRMVTDEANAHATRLFAENVRALLLQPPIRGHTIIGLDPGFRTGCKIAVVDATGKVVTTGTIYPHEPQKQWSESKAILRRLVEKTGADLYAIGNGTASRETEQLVAETIAEGARAEYLIVSEQGASVYSASSLARAELPDLDVTLRGAVSIARRVLDPLAELVKIDARSIGVGLYQHDLEEKQLSDALDAVVESVVNAVGVDVNTASPALLRYVAGVGPKLAGAIVAHREANGAFWNRAALRKVKGLGPKAFEQAAGFLRVSDGDEPLDNTAIHPESYPVVRNLFTLMDAPSAARDVPARLAAFRQHNALGDIAQILGCGEPTLADIFDQLARPGRDPRDELPKPILRRDVLKLEDLQTGMRLKGTVRNVVDFGAFVDIGVKHDGLLHRNQMRRGAASLTVGDVIDVIVLAVDAERARIGLGQPE is encoded by the coding sequence ATGAACATTGACTCGACACTCGCCCACGAACTAAAACTTCGCCTGACCCAGGTTCAAGCCGCCATCACATTGCTCGACGACGGCAACACGATTCCGTTCATCGCGCGCTATCGCAAAGAAGTCACCGCTGCGCTCGACGAAGAGCAACTGCGCCAGATTGCCGAACGACTCGCCTATTTGCGAAACCTTGCCGAGCGCAAGACGAGCGTGCTCGCGTCGCTCACCGAACAAGGCAAACTTACACCCGCACTGCAAACCGCGATTGAATCTGCCGAGACGCTGCAAACCGTCGAAGACATCTACCTGCCGTTCAAACCCAAACGCCGCACCCGCGCGATGATCGCGCGCGAACGCGGCTTGGAACCACTCGCCCAGCTGATTCTCGCGCAGACGCTCACGCGCGATTCGTTGGCGAAACTCGCCGCGCCGTTCTTGTCCGCGGACGTTGCCGACGCCGATCAAGCATGGGCAGGCGCGCGCGACATCGTCGCCGAAGTGATTTCGGATGATCCCGAATTGCGCGGCGCGGCGCGAACAATCGCGCGCGCGCGGAGCGCGATCACCAGCGCGCGCGCGGATGCCGCGCAAGACCCGCGCAAGGTTTTCGCGCAGTACTATGAATTCACGATGCCGTTGCCGCGCGCGCGTCCGCACCAAATCCTCGCGCTCAATCGCGGCGAGCAAGCCGGCGCGCTCAAGGTTCAATTCGCCTTGCCCGACGGCGAGATTCTCGCGCGACTCGCGCAAAAATATCGCGCACAATCGGCGTCGCCGCTCGCGGAACAACTGACGCGCGCGACCCAAGACGCGTGTGAACGCCTCCTGCTTCCGGCGGTCGAACGCGATGTGCGGCGGATGGTGACGGACGAAGCGAACGCCCACGCGACGCGCCTGTTCGCGGAGAACGTGCGTGCGCTCTTGTTGCAACCCCCGATTCGCGGACACACGATCATCGGACTCGACCCAGGTTTTCGGACGGGTTGCAAAATCGCGGTGGTGGATGCGACCGGTAAAGTGGTCACGACGGGAACGATCTATCCGCACGAGCCGCAAAAGCAGTGGAGCGAAAGCAAAGCGATTCTGCGACGGCTCGTCGAAAAAACCGGCGCGGACTTGTACGCGATTGGCAACGGCACGGCGTCGCGCGAAACCGAACAACTCGTCGCCGAAACGATTGCGGAGGGCGCGCGCGCCGAATATCTCATCGTCAGCGAACAAGGCGCGTCGGTCTATTCCGCGTCGTCGCTCGCGCGCGCAGAACTGCCCGACCTCGACGTGACGTTGCGCGGCGCGGTTTCCATCGCGCGGCGCGTGCTCGACCCGCTCGCCGAGCTGGTCAAGATTGACGCGCGCTCGATTGGCGTCGGCTTGTATCAGCACGACCTCGAAGAAAAACAATTGAGCGATGCGCTTGACGCGGTCGTGGAATCGGTCGTGAACGCGGTCGGCGTGGATGTGAACACGGCATCGCCCGCGCTGTTGCGTTACGTCGCCGGCGTTGGTCCGAAATTGGCAGGAGCCATCGTCGCGCACCGCGAAGCGAACGGCGCGTTTTGGAATCGCGCGGCGCTCCGCAAGGTCAAAGGGTTGGGTCCCAAAGCGTTCGAGCAAGCCGCCGGTTTTTTGCGGGTGAGCGACGGCGATGAACCGCTCGACAACACGGCGATCCATCCTGAATCGTACCCCGTCGTCCGCAATCTATTCACGCTGATGGACGCACCCAGCGCCGCGCGCGATGTGCCGGCGCGGCTCGCGGCATTTCGTCAACACAATGCGCTCGGCGACATCGCGCAAATCCTGGGTTGCGGTGAGCCGACGCTCGCCGACATTTTCGATCAACTCGCGCGTCCAGGACGCGACCCGCGCGATGAATTGCCCAAGCCGATTCTGCGACGCGATGTGCTCAAGCTCGAAGATTTGCAAACGGGGATGCGGCTCAAGGGCACGGTGCGCAACGTGGTGGATTTTGGCGCGTTCGTGGATATTGGCGTCAAGCACGACGGCTTGTTGCACCGGAATCAAATGCGCCGCGGCGCAGCATCGTTGACCGTCGGCGATGTGATTGACGTGATTGTTCT
- a CDS encoding branched-chain amino acid ABC transporter permease: MTLITQNRNTLITALIVVLVLALMFNGMSGPTASSIILSGVTLAALYFLVASGVSLIFGLMDVLNFAHGSLFMLGAYAGWTFYTNPRLLFNTGPLLFALVAGFALSPILARFIALPRWGRWLAFLIAFVIAMIAARDFPIDKLVAMGMTMTGKVIPTAEAQEPLGTMLMRIAGVFAAGVVASAGASTRSAERLQAPARQSLLLVVGLGIAALIVLFARDAGEQIILNTDSNWRFLLAIVVGAATGGALGALMEWGLIRPLYARPIYQILLTLGLTFVFDQVVRFVWGPAGAFMEIPKWFNTASKDCPSDNLLMWFSQHCDSVFVMGRPFPSYRLFIILIGVIMVLAIALLLQRTRFGMIIRAGVQDSEMVEALGINVRRVFTLVFGIGAALAGLGGVVAAPFLGVYPGMAMEFLLQAFIVVVIGGLGSIPGAAIGALLVGLARAYGDHIVLAGIQLPWMSDSISGSPAIARASTVLIMAIVLFLKPTGIFGKKD, from the coding sequence ATGACTTTAATCACACAAAATCGAAACACGTTAATCACGGCACTCATCGTCGTGCTCGTCCTCGCGCTCATGTTCAATGGAATGAGTGGACCGACCGCGTCGAGCATCATTCTCTCCGGCGTCACCCTCGCCGCGTTGTACTTTCTCGTCGCGTCGGGCGTGTCGCTGATCTTTGGCTTGATGGATGTGTTGAATTTCGCGCACGGCTCGCTCTTTATGCTGGGCGCGTACGCGGGCTGGACGTTCTACACCAATCCGCGTTTGCTCTTCAACACGGGACCGCTCTTGTTCGCGCTCGTCGCCGGTTTCGCGCTCAGTCCAATCCTCGCGCGATTCATCGCGTTGCCGCGTTGGGGGCGTTGGCTGGCGTTTCTCATCGCGTTCGTCATCGCGATGATCGCGGCGCGCGATTTTCCGATTGACAAACTCGTCGCGATGGGCATGACGATGACAGGCAAGGTCATTCCGACTGCCGAAGCGCAAGAGCCGCTCGGGACGATGCTCATGCGAATCGCCGGCGTGTTTGCGGCGGGCGTCGTTGCCAGCGCGGGCGCATCCACGCGTTCCGCCGAACGCTTGCAAGCGCCGGCGCGGCAGTCGCTGTTGCTCGTCGTTGGACTCGGCATCGCCGCGTTGATCGTCTTGTTCGCGCGCGATGCGGGCGAGCAAATCATTTTGAACACCGACAGCAACTGGCGATTTCTGCTGGCGATTGTCGTCGGCGCGGCGACGGGCGGCGCGCTCGGCGCGTTGATGGAGTGGGGTTTGATTCGCCCGCTCTACGCGCGACCGATCTACCAAATTTTGTTGACGCTCGGGTTGACGTTTGTATTCGATCAAGTCGTGCGATTCGTGTGGGGACCCGCCGGCGCGTTCATGGAGATTCCGAAATGGTTCAACACGGCGAGCAAGGATTGCCCATCCGATAATTTGCTGATGTGGTTTTCGCAACACTGCGATTCGGTTTTTGTGATGGGGCGACCGTTCCCCAGTTATCGCTTGTTCATCATCCTGATTGGCGTCATCATGGTGCTGGCGATTGCGCTCTTGCTGCAACGCACGCGCTTTGGCATGATTATTCGCGCAGGCGTGCAAGACAGCGAGATGGTCGAGGCGCTCGGCATCAATGTGCGCCGCGTGTTCACGCTCGTTTTTGGGATTGGCGCGGCGCTCGCCGGCTTGGGCGGCGTCGTCGCCGCGCCGTTCCTGGGCGTGTATCCTGGGATGGCGATGGAATTTCTCTTGCAAGCGTTCATCGTCGTCGTGATTGGCGGCTTGGGCAGTATTCCGGGCGCGGCGATTGGCGCGTTGCTCGTCGGACTCGCGCGCGCGTACGGCGATCACATCGTGCTCGCCGGCATTCAACTGCCGTGGATGAGTGATTCGATTTCTGGTTCGCCGGCAATTGCGCGCGCCTCCACCGTGTTGATCATGGCGATCGTGCTGTTCTTGAAACCGACCGGTATTTTTGGAAAGAAAGATTGA
- a CDS encoding DUF2961 domain-containing protein has product MPSNSSERTDDSISAGAVEIRSVTLSPTTLDAGGVLNIEITVFNGTTETLTTQGPNPGFIYDEGDTFRSRGFTETPGVFRVGIDFDGRAGVDHPYRWGLGSPLAPGQTVTITGAIRLRTARTIQYWAGLVHELVAWLQDRRGEQTIAVNPGGTVTITNATLAPTMVSAGGLLNVSIIVRNDSTETLQTQGPEPGFIYEEGDTFRSRGFTETPATFRVGIDFDGRAGVDHPYRWGLGAPLAPGQTATITGAIRLRTARTIQYWAGLVHELVAWLQDRQGAQTITVSISGVTITDVTLTPTALSANGLLNVSLVVHNDSLETLQTQGPEPGFVYDEGDTFRSRGFTETKDAFRVGIDFDGRAGVDHPYRWGLGAPLAPGQTATITGAIRLQTARAINYWCGLVREQVAWLADRQGARLVTVTPAPTISFSATPASISIGESAMLQWLVTDASAVSLDGESVQPAGSRVVTPQQTTTYVMRVDFPDGTSRDLGASITVTPVKIASFNVTPNTITPGTSAVLNWSTQDADQVMLDGESIPVSGSRVVTPAQTTAYTLHVVFSDGIIKDYTATLAVEQNALATMLQFERLPFLRFNTLAGGQSSYDRTGGNQDWNNFLALDSHADNVLLDLAGVGTVYRIWVTGNDLDAARIKFYFDGETTPRVNMMMRDLFDGKTAPFLAPLVGNDAVSSGGYYCYVPMSFNRGIKITANGTRGTNFYYNIGYHVFTPDTSVTTWTTTEDSSAVRALWNKAGQDPKRDSDNTRVSGFINLGTGATQTIFDVSGARSISSIRLGIPGVVARPSSDVYDILNGILIRIYWDDESNPSVSAPLGSFFALGQFGTWLTRALAAGLDGSNTLYMYFPMPFEKRARIELFNSRGIPTNGIAYEIKHKPFVLPFSQVGYFKTQFVNQIHTSGDGTDVNCLNIEGTGHLVGVVISIRGEANRLFLEGDERIYIDDSRTPAIHGTGTEDFFNGGWYFRSGTFSLPLHGLSADLRDSSFERIGMYRLFLQDAIPFNKHLTVGVEHGPINDADEEAWALAYYYHKPKVRAVLTDIVDVGNAASEQSHAYVIHDATWNGERSFSYEGVNDGVSIGDTGRAHTGSSQFELAILPSNEGVVLRRRMDYGVANQSADVFVDGVRVGTWHRAGSNGIRRWRDDDFMIPASLTQGKSKILVRIVFNSSDGDWNEFNYSAYSWIAL; this is encoded by the coding sequence ATGCCATCCAATTCCTCGGAACGTACGGACGACTCGATTTCTGCTGGCGCGGTCGAAATCAGATCGGTGACTCTATCGCCGACCACGCTCGACGCGGGCGGCGTGCTCAATATAGAGATCACGGTCTTTAACGGCACGACTGAAACACTGACCACGCAAGGTCCGAACCCAGGTTTTATTTACGATGAAGGCGACACGTTTCGCTCGCGCGGATTCACCGAAACGCCCGGCGTGTTTCGCGTTGGAATTGATTTTGATGGACGCGCCGGCGTTGACCATCCGTACCGCTGGGGGCTAGGGTCGCCGCTCGCGCCGGGACAAACCGTGACGATCACCGGCGCGATTCGATTGCGAACCGCGCGCACGATTCAGTACTGGGCGGGACTCGTGCATGAACTCGTCGCGTGGTTGCAGGACCGGCGGGGCGAGCAGACTATCGCGGTGAATCCTGGGGGAACCGTGACGATCACCAACGCGACGCTCGCGCCGACGATGGTAAGCGCGGGCGGATTGCTCAACGTCAGCATCATCGTTCGCAACGACTCGACCGAGACGCTGCAAACGCAGGGTCCCGAACCTGGGTTTATTTACGAGGAAGGCGATACATTTCGTTCGCGCGGATTCACCGAAACGCCCGCTACGTTCCGCGTTGGCATTGATTTCGATGGACGCGCCGGCGTTGACCATCCGTACCGTTGGGGCTTGGGCGCGCCGCTCGCGCCGGGACAAACCGCGACGATCACCGGCGCGATTCGATTGCGAACCGCGCGCACGATCCAGTACTGGGCGGGACTCGTCCACGAACTCGTCGCGTGGTTGCAGGATCGGCAAGGCGCGCAAACGATTACCGTGAGCATCAGCGGTGTGACGATCACGGATGTGACGCTCACACCAACCGCGCTCAGCGCGAATGGGTTGCTGAATGTGAGTTTGGTCGTTCACAACGATTCGCTGGAAACGCTTCAGACCCAGGGTCCTGAACCTGGATTCGTTTACGATGAAGGCGACACATTTCGTTCGCGCGGTTTCACTGAGACGAAAGACGCGTTTCGCGTCGGAATTGATTTCGATGGACGCGCCGGCGTTGACCATCCATACCGCTGGGGTTTAGGCGCGCCGCTCGCGCCGGGACAAACCGCGACAATCACCGGCGCGATTCGTTTGCAGACCGCGCGCGCGATCAACTATTGGTGCGGTTTGGTGCGCGAGCAAGTCGCCTGGCTGGCCGATCGCCAAGGCGCGCGCCTTGTCACCGTCACACCCGCGCCGACGATTTCGTTCAGCGCGACACCGGCTTCGATTTCGATCGGCGAATCGGCGATGTTGCAATGGCTCGTCACCGATGCCAGCGCGGTTTCGCTCGACGGCGAATCTGTCCAACCGGCTGGCTCGCGCGTTGTCACACCTCAGCAGACGACGACGTATGTAATGCGCGTTGATTTCCCCGATGGCACATCGCGCGACCTTGGCGCGAGCATCACTGTCACGCCGGTAAAAATCGCTTCGTTCAACGTCACTCCGAACACGATCACACCCGGCACATCGGCAGTATTGAATTGGAGTACGCAAGACGCCGACCAAGTAATGTTGGACGGCGAAAGCATCCCCGTTTCCGGCTCGCGCGTGGTCACGCCAGCGCAAACGACGGCGTACACGCTGCACGTGGTTTTCTCGGACGGGATTATCAAGGACTATACCGCGACGTTGGCGGTCGAGCAGAACGCGCTCGCGACGATGCTCCAATTCGAACGTTTACCTTTTCTCCGGTTCAACACGCTTGCCGGCGGACAATCGAGTTATGATCGAACTGGAGGCAATCAAGATTGGAACAATTTTCTCGCGCTGGATTCGCATGCAGACAATGTCCTGTTGGACTTGGCAGGGGTGGGCACGGTTTATCGCATTTGGGTAACCGGGAATGATCTCGACGCGGCGCGCATCAAATTTTATTTCGACGGCGAGACGACCCCGCGCGTGAATATGATGATGCGCGATTTGTTCGACGGCAAGACCGCGCCCTTTCTCGCGCCACTCGTTGGGAACGACGCCGTATCGAGTGGAGGTTATTATTGTTACGTTCCCATGTCGTTCAATCGCGGCATCAAGATTACGGCAAACGGTACGCGCGGCACGAATTTCTACTATAACATTGGCTATCATGTTTTCACTCCGGACACATCCGTCACAACGTGGACGACAACGGAAGACAGCTCGGCGGTGCGCGCGCTCTGGAATAAAGCGGGGCAAGACCCCAAGCGCGACAGCGACAACACGCGCGTTTCCGGATTCATCAACCTGGGCACCGGCGCGACCCAGACCATCTTCGATGTTTCAGGCGCGCGTTCCATTTCCTCGATTCGACTTGGCATTCCTGGGGTTGTGGCGCGTCCGTCTTCCGACGTGTACGATATTTTGAACGGTATTTTGATCCGGATTTATTGGGATGACGAATCGAATCCCAGTGTGTCCGCTCCTCTGGGTTCGTTCTTTGCGCTTGGGCAATTCGGAACCTGGCTGACGCGCGCGCTCGCGGCGGGCTTGGATGGTTCCAACACCTTGTACATGTACTTTCCGATGCCGTTTGAAAAACGCGCGCGCATCGAGTTGTTCAACTCGCGCGGCATTCCCACCAACGGCATCGCGTACGAGATCAAGCACAAGCCATTCGTCCTGCCCTTTTCCCAGGTCGGGTATTTCAAAACCCAGTTCGTCAACCAGATTCATACTTCGGGCGACGGCACGGATGTGAATTGTCTCAACATCGAAGGGACTGGACACCTTGTCGGCGTCGTGATCTCGATTCGCGGCGAAGCGAATCGTCTGTTCCTGGAAGGCGACGAACGAATCTACATTGATGATAGTCGAACGCCGGCGATTCACGGTACGGGGACGGAAGATTTTTTCAATGGCGGCTGGTATTTTCGGAGCGGCACCTTTTCGTTGCCGTTGCATGGACTGAGCGCCGATCTGCGGGATAGCAGTTTTGAAAGGATCGGCATGTATCGTTTGTTCTTGCAAGACGCGATCCCGTTCAACAAACATCTGACGGTCGGCGTCGAGCATGGTCCGATTAACGACGCAGACGAAGAAGCGTGGGCGCTCGCGTATTATTATCACAAACCAAAAGTCAGGGCGGTGCTGACCGACATCGTGGATGTTGGAAACGCCGCGAGCGAACAGAGCCACGCGTACGTGATCCATGATGCGACCTGGAACGGCGAGCGTTCTTTTTCGTATGAAGGTGTGAACGATGGAGTCAGTATTGGCGATACCGGGCGCGCGCATACCGGCTCCAGTCAATTTGAGTTGGCGATTCTACCCTCGAACGAAGGCGTCGTCTTGCGACGACGCATGGACTATGGTGTTGCCAATCAAAGTGCGGATGTGTTTGTGGATGGGGTGCGCGTGGGCACGTGGCATCGCGCCGGCAGCAACGGAATCCGTCGTTGGCGGGATGATGATTTTATGATTCCCGCGTCGCTGACCCAGGGGAAAAGCAAAATACTTGTTCGTATCGTTTTCAATTCGTCGGACGGCGATTGGAATGAATTCAATTACAGCGCCTATTCGTGGATCGCGCTGTGA
- a CDS encoding ABC transporter ATP-binding protein — MPNILELDTIQTFIGQFHILEGITLSVAEGSITALLGRNGAGKTTTLKSIIGLRPPREGKVVFAGADIRGRRPYDIAALGIGYVPENRAIFRALTVEENLKIAERKKGDLAQRGDMIFGLFPDLKKFTKLPAGQLSGGQQQMLAIARALVPDNRLLLIDEPSEGLAPILIEQLMESIRRLSAHTTILLVEQNFRMASQLADSYYLIDDGKSVQHGAMKELVQDRATIQRYLGAAQA, encoded by the coding sequence ATGCCCAACATTCTCGAACTAGACACCATCCAAACTTTCATCGGTCAGTTTCACATTCTCGAAGGCATCACGTTGTCGGTTGCCGAAGGAAGCATCACCGCGCTCCTGGGTCGCAACGGCGCGGGCAAGACGACGACGCTGAAATCCATCATCGGCTTGCGCCCGCCGCGCGAAGGCAAGGTGGTCTTTGCCGGCGCGGATATTCGCGGACGCCGCCCGTACGACATTGCCGCGCTTGGCATCGGGTACGTGCCGGAGAATCGCGCGATTTTTCGCGCGCTGACCGTCGAAGAAAACTTGAAAATCGCCGAGCGCAAAAAAGGCGACCTCGCGCAACGCGGCGACATGATTTTCGGCTTGTTCCCCGATCTCAAGAAATTTACGAAACTACCGGCGGGACAATTATCGGGCGGGCAACAGCAAATGCTCGCGATTGCGCGCGCGCTCGTGCCGGACAATCGTTTGTTGCTGATTGACGAACCGAGCGAAGGTCTCGCGCCGATCTTGATCGAACAGTTGATGGAATCCATTCGCCGGCTCAGCGCGCACACGACGATCTTGCTCGTCGAGCAAAATTTTCGGATGGCGAGCCAGCTTGCCGATTCGTACTATTTGATTGACGACGGCAAGTCGGTTCAACACGGCGCGATGAAAGAATTGGTACAAGACCGCGCGACGATTCAGCGCTACCTCGGCGCGGCGCAAGCGTAA
- a CDS encoding CHRD domain-containing protein has translation MSARTILAPLFILALAVLLIASSSPVAADEGRSLKTKLTGAAEAPTPGDPDGKGKAKVVLNSDDQTVCFDIKVKKVAPITAAHIHIAPVGVAGPVVVSFNVPVNGLEGCVGGVSPTLINAIRQNPSAYYVNVHNADFPGGALRGQLGREDDDD, from the coding sequence ATGTCTGCACGAACAATCCTGGCTCCCCTTTTCATTCTTGCGCTTGCCGTGCTATTGATTGCATCGAGCAGTCCAGTCGCGGCGGATGAAGGGCGCTCACTCAAAACGAAACTCACGGGCGCGGCAGAGGCGCCGACACCCGGCGACCCCGACGGCAAAGGCAAGGCAAAGGTCGTACTCAATTCGGACGATCAGACGGTCTGCTTTGATATCAAGGTCAAAAAGGTCGCGCCGATCACTGCCGCACATATCCACATCGCGCCTGTTGGCGTCGCCGGTCCCGTGGTCGTGAGCTTTAACGTCCCGGTGAACGGACTCGAAGGTTGTGTGGGCGGCGTTTCACCCACTCTGATCAATGCGATCCGTCAGAACCCATCGGCGTACTATGTCAACGTCCACAATGCCGATTTTCCGGGAGGGGCATTGCGCGGTCAACTTGGCAGAGAGGATGATGACGATTAA
- a CDS encoding DNRLRE domain-containing protein: MRFPFFTKKFWGCCLVLLAIIGLSNWTPPPPRVAVAASGSTLYLPLAQKNIITSAPLSGPIANAPYFATASVTQDRFSEMGIFWFGRVRQPENFVDVRVGYNDTDVYIYWAIFDQYFWYNPSPTPADLTNWDATTLYLDLNGNGNTLPGTTAYQFVSQFSQPSTNPQPTQYQASYRGNGSVWQSASVPFVTTIGAMGEGAPNSGNSSRGWAASYRIPFASLGLSGKPTTGTIWRMALIQHDRDDAAGATRNQQIWFDTQAPDNSRTWGRLRFGVPTYTPPASTGGATVTIRHRLNNAVVPDLDMGGANDCGDGYDYWTQWGDRVRPNDGDLASANQSNIADWPCFGKIYVTFPLDQVPTNSVIVSATLTLYQFGNSGDLNSPNPNDRPQPSPIQVLTVAQDWNDQTLSWNNAPRAVENFSYTWVPGLAALPGWPGVPRVWDVSLPVAQARAAGAPLRLAIYTADGNYHTGRYFVSSDTGDWNATGRPTLHVTWGNPQ, translated from the coding sequence ATGCGATTTCCCTTTTTCACAAAGAAATTCTGGGGCTGTTGCCTGGTGCTATTGGCAATCATCGGGTTGAGTAATTGGACTCCGCCTCCTCCCAGGGTTGCCGTCGCGGCTTCAGGCAGCACGCTCTATTTGCCTCTGGCGCAGAAAAATATCATCACGAGCGCGCCGCTGTCCGGACCCATCGCGAATGCTCCCTACTTTGCGACTGCTTCGGTGACGCAAGATCGTTTCAGCGAAATGGGAATTTTTTGGTTCGGACGCGTGAGGCAACCGGAGAATTTTGTGGACGTACGAGTTGGCTACAACGACACGGACGTGTACATTTACTGGGCGATCTTCGATCAGTATTTTTGGTACAACCCATCGCCAACGCCCGCCGACCTCACGAACTGGGATGCGACGACGCTGTACCTCGACCTGAATGGAAACGGCAACACGCTTCCTGGGACAACGGCGTATCAATTTGTCAGTCAATTTAGTCAGCCGAGCACCAATCCGCAACCGACGCAATATCAGGCAAGTTATCGTGGTAATGGGTCGGTCTGGCAATCGGCGTCGGTACCCTTTGTAACGACGATCGGCGCGATGGGCGAAGGCGCGCCGAATAGTGGTAATTCCAGTCGCGGGTGGGCGGCATCGTACCGCATTCCATTCGCCAGTCTGGGATTGAGCGGCAAGCCGACAACGGGCACAATTTGGCGGATGGCGTTGATACAACACGACCGCGATGACGCGGCAGGCGCGACCAGAAATCAGCAGATTTGGTTCGACACCCAAGCGCCCGATAACTCGCGCACATGGGGACGTTTGCGATTCGGCGTGCCAACGTACACACCGCCCGCGTCAACGGGCGGCGCGACCGTTACGATTCGACATCGCTTGAACAACGCGGTGGTGCCTGACCTCGACATGGGCGGCGCGAATGATTGCGGCGACGGCTACGACTATTGGACGCAGTGGGGTGATCGAGTCCGTCCGAACGACGGTGATCTGGCGAGCGCCAATCAATCGAACATCGCCGATTGGCCCTGCTTCGGCAAAATCTACGTCACGTTTCCGCTCGATCAAGTGCCGACCAACTCGGTGATCGTCTCGGCGACGTTGACGCTCTATCAATTCGGCAACTCGGGCGATCTCAACTCGCCCAATCCGAATGATCGTCCGCAACCTTCGCCGATCCAGGTGCTCACCGTCGCGCAAGATTGGAATGACCAGACGCTAAGTTGGAACAACGCGCCGCGCGCCGTGGAAAATTTTAGCTACACCTGGGTGCCTGGACTAGCCGCGCTCCCAGGTTGGCCCGGTGTGCCGCGCGTGTGGGATGTGAGTTTGCCGGTCGCGCAGGCGCGCGCTGCCGGCGCGCCACTGCGACTGGCGATCTACACCGCGGACGGCAACTATCACACCGGGCGATACTTTGTTTCATCGGATACCGGCGATTGGAATGCAACCGGGCGTCCGACGTTACACGTGACGTGGGGAAATCCGCAATAG
- a CDS encoding branched-chain amino acid ABC transporter permease — protein MQKILKSHIGLFILLAALIAFPFAIAFLTGEPLNKGMPLFSQGLMIQVFILAVFALSYDILMGHTGILSFGHALFFGTGAYALGILVKYAQWSLPAAIFAVIVIAAVESFIIGVLSLRVHGVYFAMVTLAFATVAFILVEATDFKQWTGAEDGLHGIPIPDAISPTLHRTEFYFLSLAFAVAIFLLVKLFVDSPSGRVWAAIRENEARATSIGYNTLVFKVQATIISGIIAALAGALNAMWNQSATPLTMEVGTTINALLMAIIGGSGTIIGPMLGAGVLQLLGYFLNLWLGSVWQLVFGLIYILLVLFVPYGIVGTWRVKQYDWQAAWKARIGKWTAK, from the coding sequence ATGCAAAAAATTCTGAAAAGCCACATTGGTTTGTTCATCCTCCTCGCTGCTCTCATCGCGTTTCCGTTCGCCATCGCGTTCCTGACCGGCGAACCGTTGAACAAGGGCATGCCGCTGTTCAGTCAAGGGTTGATGATCCAGGTCTTTATTCTTGCCGTGTTCGCGTTGAGTTATGACATTTTAATGGGGCACACCGGTATTCTGTCATTCGGGCACGCCTTATTTTTTGGCACCGGCGCGTACGCGCTCGGCATCTTGGTCAAGTACGCGCAGTGGTCGTTGCCCGCTGCGATTTTCGCCGTCATCGTCATCGCCGCGGTGGAAAGTTTCATCATCGGCGTGTTGTCGTTGCGCGTGCACGGCGTCTACTTTGCGATGGTCACACTCGCGTTCGCGACGGTCGCGTTCATCCTGGTCGAGGCGACCGATTTCAAACAATGGACGGGCGCAGAGGATGGTCTGCACGGCATTCCAATTCCCGATGCGATCAGCCCGACTTTGCATCGCACTGAATTTTATTTCCTCTCGCTCGCGTTTGCAGTCGCGATCTTTTTGCTCGTGAAACTGTTTGTGGATTCGCCGTCGGGTCGCGTGTGGGCGGCGATCCGCGAGAACGAAGCGCGCGCGACTTCGATTGGCTACAACACGCTCGTCTTCAAGGTGCAAGCGACGATCATCTCCGGCATCATCGCCGCGCTCGCCGGCGCGTTGAACGCGATGTGGAATCAGAGCGCGACGCCGCTGACGATGGAAGTGGGCACGACGATCAACGCGTTGTTGATGGCGATCATCGGCGGATCCGGCACGATCATCGGACCGATGTTGGGCGCGGGCGTTTTGCAACTGCTCGGATACTTTCTCAACCTGTGGCTCGGCTCGGTGTGGCAGTTGGTGTTCGGCTTGATCTACATCTTGCTCGTGTTGTTCGTGCCGTATGGCATCGTCGGCACGTGGCGCGTCAAGCAGTACGATTGGCAAGCCGCGTGGAAAGCACGCATCGGCAAGTGGACGGCAAAGTAG